The genomic region CTCGAAGACCCCAAAGAAGCAAAGGGTATTGTTAAGCGGGGCGTAACCGAACTGCTCACTCCAGGGCTTTCGCTGAACGACCAAGTACTGGAAACCAAAAAAAACAACTACCTCTGCGCCATCTGCAAAGAAGGCGAACAGCTGGGCATAGCTTTCCTCGACATATCGACCGGTGAATTTATGTGTGGACAAGGCAGCCTTGCCTATGTGGAAAAGCTACTGCAAAGCTTTGCCCCTGCTGAAATAATTTTTCCTCAACCCCTAAAAAAAGAATTTCCCCTTTTGTTTGGCACCGAGTGGAACGTGGAGTATCTCGACGACTGGGTGTTTAGCATCGATTTTGCCCAAGATGCCCTCTGCCGCCACTTCGACGTGCGCACACTCAAAGGGTTTGGCATCGACCACCTGCCTTTGGGCATCACTGCTGCCGGTGCCATCTTGCACTATCTCACTATCACAGAACACCACCATGTTACCCACATACGCCACTTGGCACGCATCGAAGCCGAGCAGTATGTTTGGCTCGACCGCTTCACTATACGCAACCTTGAACTATTGCGCCCCCAACAAGAAAACGGCGTAGCACTCATTGACATACTCGACGAAACCGTAACCCCCATGGGTGGGCGTCTGCTGCGCAAATGGATTGCCTTTCCACTCAAATTGCCGGAAGTCATCCGTGCGCGTCTTTGGGCAGTCAAAGCCTTGCATAGCAGCCGCAGCCTGATGGAAAGCCTCCGTGCTCATATGAAGCCCATTGGCGACTTAGAGCGACTGGTTTCCAAATTGGCTACCGGGCGCATCAATCCGCGCGAACTGCGCACCATGGCAAAGGCTTTGCAACAAATACCTCCTATCAAGGAAGAGCTGGCAGTCCTATTGGCAGAAGACCATGAACAACAATACCGCCTATTGCAAGATATATGGGAGCAGCTGGATGAATGCCAAGACATAGCCGGGCTTATACTTAAAAATCTGGTAGAAAACCCGCCGGTCAGCAGCACTCAAGGCGGTGTCATTGCCGAAGGCATCCATCCCGAGCTCGACGAGCTGCGCAATCTGATGAACAACGGAAAAGATTATTTGGACAAAATACTGCAACGCGAGATTATACGCACTCAAATCCCTTCCCTCAAAATAGGCTTCAACAAAGTGTTTGGTTACTATCTGGAAGTAACCAATGCCCACAAAAACAAAGTGCCCGGCGACTGGATTCGCAAACAAACACTCACCAATGCCGAGCGTTACATTACCGAAGAGCTTAAAGTCTATGAAGACAAAATACTGCACGCCGAAGAGCAGATTCTCGAGCTGGAAACGCAACTCTATCGCCAACTGGTGGAGCAGTGCTTGCCATTCATCGGACGCATACAACAAACAGCACAAGCACTTGCCCACCTCGACGTACTTACCAACTTTGCTTACATTGCACAGCTCTATGACTACTGCTGCCCCGAAGTGAACGAAAGCCAAGTCATCGACATACGAGAAGGACGCCACCCCGTCATTGAACGTTCATTGCCCGTAGACGAGCACTATGTGCCTAACGACGTGCATTTAGACCGCGACACACAACAAATACTCATTATCACCGGTCCCAATATGGCGGGTAAGTCGGCACTCTTGCGCCAAACTGCCTTGATTGTATTGATGGCACAAATGGGCTGTTTTGTGCCTGCCACCCATGCAAGCATCGGCGTGGTGGACAAGGTCTTTACCCGCGTAGGCGCTTCCGACAATTTAGCCAAAGGTGAATCTACTTTTATGGTAGAAATGACCGAGACCGCCTCTATCATGAACAACCTAAGCGACCGCTCGCTCATCCTTATGGATGAAATCGGCAGAGGCACCAGCACCTACGACGGCATTTCCATTGCATGGAGCATCGTAGAGTATCTACACAACCATCCTGCCTATCGCCCCAAGACACTCTTTGCCACCCACTACCACGAACTAAACCAATTGGCAGAGCAGTTGCCGCGAGTCAAAAACTTCAATGTGGCAGTCAAGGAGCTGAAAGACAAAGTGA from Thermonema lapsum harbors:
- the mutS gene encoding DNA mismatch repair protein MutS, producing the protein MATSKTKETPLMRQYYAIKKKYPNTILLFRVGDFYETFGEDAIQASRILGITLTKRANGAAAEVELAGFPYHALDNYLPKLIKAGKRVAVCDQLEDPKEAKGIVKRGVTELLTPGLSLNDQVLETKKNNYLCAICKEGEQLGIAFLDISTGEFMCGQGSLAYVEKLLQSFAPAEIIFPQPLKKEFPLLFGTEWNVEYLDDWVFSIDFAQDALCRHFDVRTLKGFGIDHLPLGITAAGAILHYLTITEHHHVTHIRHLARIEAEQYVWLDRFTIRNLELLRPQQENGVALIDILDETVTPMGGRLLRKWIAFPLKLPEVIRARLWAVKALHSSRSLMESLRAHMKPIGDLERLVSKLATGRINPRELRTMAKALQQIPPIKEELAVLLAEDHEQQYRLLQDIWEQLDECQDIAGLILKNLVENPPVSSTQGGVIAEGIHPELDELRNLMNNGKDYLDKILQREIIRTQIPSLKIGFNKVFGYYLEVTNAHKNKVPGDWIRKQTLTNAERYITEELKVYEDKILHAEEQILELETQLYRQLVEQCLPFIGRIQQTAQALAHLDVLTNFAYIAQLYDYCCPEVNESQVIDIREGRHPVIERSLPVDEHYVPNDVHLDRDTQQILIITGPNMAGKSALLRQTALIVLMAQMGCFVPATHASIGVVDKVFTRVGASDNLAKGESTFMVEMTETASIMNNLSDRSLILMDEIGRGTSTYDGISIAWSIVEYLHNHPAYRPKTLFATHYHELNQLAEQLPRVKNFNVAVKELKDKVIFLRKLQAGGSEHSFGIHVAKMAGMPPSIVQRAEEVLSLLEEEKMHRRKQSKRLAAASPAMQLQIFQTHDPQWEKIKQFLGSLDLNTLTPLEALMKLHELKQIIESE